From Parambassis ranga chromosome 9, fParRan2.1, whole genome shotgun sequence, the proteins below share one genomic window:
- the LOC114441140 gene encoding group 3 secretory phospholipase A2-like: MKKRCLLQVAFVLSSFTLSKAQDVVGPGLSCVRLIHLADGQMRVTFMHEDAAGVRSSYLTVWSQDMRLLACEVNPSPLLTEGYRSLCNGSDTRDQEIIQRFNISALLAPCVRVSSSAPKFARRTRRDWTEKKSRRKRAWIFPGTLWCGSGNKAIGYEQLGMFESADRCCREHDHCLHIIPAFTVKYGVLNPNFYTVSHCECDQRFRQCLLFANESVSSMVGYSFFNILRIPCFELEQQKQCTEMYWWGMCKVAKKAPYAVFKSPLPYSNASTDQYLDTDSHYVTKSPVIHPHRKSTKSKHRCPFRDPPRGDTFHHTRTKGRGCKRHQTPPQMLPRSSTPERGDTFQPHCKSCLEEATASHMATTSTSGIPIPKTTETSFTPTVRITASPPKDGKQQKEVESMSQSIHAQRRQRQNSALHNMTDIQLHCGSLKHLDECKFKIPPMEKKYDLQNTESKTVYHCDCTHRLALQIESFKQRWILLSLLVDFVSRQCFILPKKKKCIRKERFCRGFTKASDLHQALKKTEEKDITGVQTSGITRKKGIPVRLYKRCLQLQKAGKGS; the protein is encoded by the exons atgaaaaaaagatgTCTTCTTCAAGTCGCATTCGTCTTATCGTCGTTCACTTTATCAAAAGCTCAAGACGTGGTCGGACCTGGTCTCTCCTGTGTCAGGTTGATCCACCTTGCAGATGGACAGATGCGCGTCACGTTCATGCACGAGGACGCAGCCGGTGTGCGCTCCTCGTACCTCACCGTGTGGTCACAGGACATGAGACTGCTGGCATGCGAAGTAAATCCCAGTCCACTTTTAACGGAAGGATACAGAAGTCTTTGCAACGGAAGCGACACCCGTGATCAAGAAATAATCCAGAGGTTTAATATCAGCGCGTTGTTGGCTCCATGCGTACGCGTCTCCTCCAGCGCGCCAAAGTTTGCCAGACGCACAAGAAGAGACTGGACAGAGAAGAAATCTCGGAGGAAACGCGCCTGGATATTTCCAGGGACGTTGTGGTGCGGCAGCGGAAACAAAGCTATTGGGTATGAACAATTAG GGATGTTTGAGAGTGCTGACAGATGCTGCCGTGAGCACGACCACTGTTTGCATATCATCCCAGCTTTCACAGTGAAGTATGGAGTCTTAAATCCCAACTTTTACACGGTCTCACACTGTGAGTGCGACCAAAG GTTTCGACAGTGCCTTCTGTTTGCAAATGAAAGCGTTTCTAGCATGGTGGGCTACAGCTTTTTCAACATCCTGCGGATTCCCTGCTTTGAGCTCGAACAGCAGAAGCAGTGCACTGAGATGTACTGGTGGGGAAT GTGCAAAGTAGCAAAAAAAGCTCCATATGCTGTCTTCAAAAGCCCGCTACCTTACAGCAACGCTTCTACAGACCAATATCTGGATACTGACAGCCATTATGTCACCAAAAGCCCTGTGATCCACCCTCACAGAAAGTCGACCAAATCTAAACATAGATGTCCCTTCAGAGACCCACCCAGAGGAGACACTTTCCACCACACAAGGACAAAAGGGAGAGGATGTAAAAGACACCAGACACCACCCCAAATGCTCCCAAGGTCAAG TACACCTGAGAGAGGTGACACTTTTCAGCCGCATTGTAAAAGCTGTCTCGAAGAAGCCACAGCATCACACATGGCAACAACATCAACTAGTGGCATACCAATACCAAAGACAACAGAAACATCTTTTACACCAACGGTGAGGATAACGGCTTCTCCTCCTAAGGATGGCAAACAGCAGAAGGAGGTGGAGTCCATGTCTCAAAGCATCCATGCACAGAGACGCCAAAGACAAAACAGCGCACTGCATAATATGACAG ATATTCAGCTCCATTGTGGAAGCCTCAAACATCTGGATGAATGTAAATTCAAAATCCCTCCTATGGAGAAGAAATATGATCTGCAGAACACAGAGTCAAAAACCGTCTACCACTGTGATTGCACCCACCG cttGGCTCTTCAGATCGAAAGCTTCAAGCAGCGCTGgattctcctctctctcctggtgGATTTTGTCTCTCGACAGTGCTTCATTCtgccaaagaagaaaaaatgcatCCGTAAAGAAAG GTTTTGTAGAGGCTTCACTAAAGCCTCTGACCTACATCAAGCACTtaagaagacagaagaaaaagacattACTGGGGTGCAAACTTCAGGTATTACCAGAAAAAAAGGGATTCCTGTTCGCCTTTATAAGAGATGCCTGCAACTACAAAAGGCTGGAAAGGGGAGCTGA